In one Pleomorphomonas sp. T1.2MG-36 genomic region, the following are encoded:
- a CDS encoding sugar ABC transporter ATP-binding protein, whose amino-acid sequence MQKTLLEVRNISKSFPGVKALEDVCFSVKEGSVHVLCGENGAGKSTLMKIINGIYQPDGGETLIKGEKVEITSPIKAGELGVSMIFQELNYTPEMTIEESLFAGRWPKKRFGRIDWKTIRQKTLQLLKQENLSYDPETKLKDLSISNLQMLEILKAISRDADIIIMDEPTSSITNKEIEILFEKIADLRARGKGIVYISHKMDEIFRIADEISILRDGKVIETRPKDQFDIDSVIALMVGRALGQGYPKEEVPIGEVVLDVEDFSGPAGFSNVSFNVKKGEILGFAGLVGAGRTEVMRALFGLDERFGGTVKVHGAPVKVRNVQDSIRNGVVMLSEDRRRYGIVPIRDVKENVTLASMDQFFQKGRLNASKERNRVEEICKKINVKMASIDVQVSTLSGGNQQKVVLSKWMLQDPDILILDEPTRGIDVGAKFEIYKLMTNLVKEGKSIIMVSSELPELIGMCDRMYVMAEGRITGELERAEFSQEAIMRYAMNMTRKAV is encoded by the coding sequence ATGCAGAAAACTCTTCTCGAGGTCAGAAACATAAGCAAGTCCTTTCCAGGCGTGAAAGCGCTCGAGGACGTCTGCTTTTCTGTGAAGGAAGGTTCGGTTCACGTGCTGTGCGGCGAAAACGGCGCCGGCAAGTCGACCCTGATGAAGATCATCAACGGCATTTACCAGCCCGATGGCGGCGAGACGCTGATCAAGGGCGAGAAGGTCGAGATCACCTCGCCAATCAAGGCGGGTGAGCTCGGAGTGTCGATGATCTTTCAGGAACTGAACTACACGCCTGAGATGACGATCGAGGAGAGCCTGTTCGCGGGGCGTTGGCCCAAGAAGCGGTTCGGTCGGATCGACTGGAAGACCATTCGGCAGAAGACGCTGCAACTGCTCAAGCAGGAAAACCTTTCCTACGATCCGGAGACCAAGCTTAAGGACCTGTCGATCTCCAATCTCCAGATGCTGGAAATCCTGAAGGCAATTTCGCGGGACGCCGATATCATCATCATGGACGAGCCTACCTCGTCCATCACGAACAAGGAAATCGAAATTCTCTTCGAGAAGATCGCCGACCTTCGCGCCCGCGGAAAGGGCATCGTCTACATCTCGCACAAGATGGACGAGATCTTCCGCATCGCCGACGAGATCTCGATCCTGCGCGACGGCAAGGTCATCGAAACCCGGCCGAAGGATCAGTTCGACATCGACTCGGTGATCGCCCTGATGGTCGGCCGCGCGCTCGGCCAGGGCTATCCGAAGGAAGAGGTTCCGATCGGCGAAGTCGTGCTCGACGTGGAGGACTTCAGCGGTCCGGCCGGATTCAGCAACGTCTCCTTCAACGTCAAGAAAGGCGAAATCCTCGGCTTTGCCGGTCTCGTCGGTGCTGGCCGCACGGAAGTGATGCGGGCGCTGTTCGGGCTCGACGAGCGGTTCGGCGGAACCGTCAAGGTTCACGGCGCACCCGTCAAGGTTCGCAACGTCCAGGACAGCATCCGCAATGGCGTCGTGATGCTGTCGGAGGACCGGCGCCGCTACGGCATCGTGCCGATCCGCGACGTCAAGGAGAACGTGACGCTCGCCTCGATGGACCAATTCTTCCAGAAGGGCCGCTTGAACGCGAGCAAGGAGAGAAACCGGGTCGAGGAGATCTGCAAGAAGATCAACGTGAAGATGGCGTCCATCGACGTACAGGTCAGTACCTTGAGCGGTGGAAACCAGCAAAAGGTCGTGCTGTCAAAGTGGATGCTGCAGGACCCGGATATTCTCATCCTTGATGAACCTACGCGCGGCATCGACGTCGGTGCGAAGTTCGAAATCTACAAGCTGATGACCAACCTCGTCAAAGAGGGAAAATCGATCATCATGGTTTCCTCCGAACTCCCGGAACTGATCGGCATGTGTGACCGCATGTACGTGATGGCCGAGGGGCGGATAACGGGCGAACTTGAGAGAGCCGAGTTCTCCCAGGAAGCAATCATGCGTTACGCGATGAACATGACCAGGAAAGCGGTCTGA
- the xylB gene encoding xylulokinase, with amino-acid sequence MFIGVDCGTQGTKALVIDDSGRVCGRGHAAHSLIERDSGAREQHPSIWVDAMVAAVRMALKEAALPADAIRCLGISGQQHGLAVLDDKGAVIRPAKLWCDTETAPNNERIVAALGGASAWFDKVGIIPLTGYTISKLAFLADREPDNFARIAHILLPHDYLNHWLTGRFVAEYGDASGTGFFDVRKRAWVPDVLSLIDRDSGHLAAALPELVAPDAIVGKLTPAAAQALGLTTNCLVAAGGGDNMMGAIGTGNVREGVVTISLGTSATVFSYSDTPVLDPSGAVAPFCSSSGGWLPLVCTMNATNVTSGGAHLLGRDIGFVSEALEAAAPGAGGITMLPFLNGERTPDLPTARGTILGLSAVNMTPENLMRAMVEGVTFGVLAGLHRIRGDKAAERVFMIGGGARSKPWRQMVADMTGAEIVVPTGDEAGCLGAAIQAIWAYGRSTGAGEDIAAIADRCVSLDADKTTTPVASRKSAYDEAFGLYRGRLADVHGVN; translated from the coding sequence ATGTTCATCGGAGTAGACTGCGGTACGCAGGGAACCAAGGCGCTCGTCATCGACGACAGTGGACGGGTATGCGGTCGCGGTCATGCTGCCCATAGCCTGATCGAGCGCGACAGCGGCGCCCGCGAGCAGCATCCTTCGATCTGGGTCGACGCGATGGTTGCCGCCGTGCGCATGGCGCTGAAGGAAGCAGCCCTGCCGGCCGACGCGATCCGTTGCCTCGGCATTTCCGGCCAGCAGCATGGCCTCGCCGTGCTCGACGACAAGGGGGCGGTGATCCGTCCCGCCAAGCTCTGGTGCGATACCGAGACGGCGCCCAACAACGAGCGGATTGTCGCCGCCCTCGGTGGAGCGTCCGCCTGGTTCGACAAGGTCGGCATCATCCCTCTCACCGGCTACACCATCTCCAAGCTGGCCTTCCTCGCCGACCGCGAGCCGGACAACTTCGCCCGCATCGCCCACATCCTGCTGCCGCACGACTACCTCAACCACTGGCTCACCGGGCGCTTCGTGGCCGAATACGGCGACGCATCGGGCACCGGCTTCTTCGACGTGCGCAAGCGGGCCTGGGTGCCGGACGTGCTGTCCCTGATCGATCGCGACAGCGGCCATCTCGCCGCCGCCCTGCCGGAGCTCGTTGCGCCGGACGCCATCGTCGGCAAGCTGACGCCGGCCGCTGCCCAAGCGCTTGGCCTTACCACCAACTGCCTGGTGGCCGCCGGCGGTGGCGACAACATGATGGGCGCCATCGGCACCGGCAACGTACGCGAGGGGGTGGTCACCATCAGCCTCGGCACCTCGGCGACGGTTTTCTCCTATTCCGATACACCGGTTCTCGATCCGAGCGGCGCCGTCGCTCCCTTCTGCTCGTCGAGTGGTGGCTGGCTGCCGCTCGTCTGCACCATGAACGCTACCAACGTCACCTCCGGCGGCGCCCACCTGCTCGGGCGCGACATCGGCTTCGTTTCCGAAGCGCTGGAGGCGGCGGCGCCGGGTGCCGGCGGCATCACCATGCTGCCGTTCCTCAACGGCGAGCGCACGCCCGACCTGCCGACTGCTCGCGGGACCATCCTCGGCCTGTCCGCCGTCAACATGACGCCGGAAAACTTGATGCGGGCCATGGTCGAAGGCGTCACTTTCGGCGTGCTCGCCGGCCTTCATCGCATTCGCGGCGACAAGGCCGCCGAGCGGGTGTTCATGATCGGCGGCGGCGCACGCAGCAAGCCCTGGCGCCAGATGGTCGCCGACATGACGGGCGCCGAGATCGTCGTTCCCACTGGCGACGAGGCGGGGTGCCTTGGCGCGGCGATCCAGGCGATCTGGGCCTACGGTCGGTCCACCGGAGCCGGTGAGGATATCGCCGCCATCGCCGATCGCTGCGTCAGCCTCGATGCCGACAAGACGACGACGCCGGTTGCGAGCCGCAAGTCCGCCTACGACGAGGCCTTCGGGCTCTATCGGGGCCGGCTCGCCGACGTGCACGGCGTCAACTGA
- a CDS encoding NAD(P)-dependent alcohol dehydrogenase: MKAVVLEGVGEIRLRDIELPGSLEPASDEVRVAIKAVGICGSDVHYLKHGRIGDFIVNEPMVLGHEASGVVTAVGAKVSHLKVGDRVCMEPGIPDFGSRQTLEGHYNLDPAVRFWATPPIHGCLTPEVVHPAALTYKLPDNVSFAEGAMVEPLAIGVYAAAKGAIRPGDIAVVAGAGTIGMMVAFAALASGCSEVIVSDVAKAKLDIIAKVPGVIAVDLTREKLADVVARRTAGKGADLFFEASGAPKAFDDMLDVVTQGGRVVLVGMPQDRVPLDVVALEVKEISLTGIFRYANVWDRTLALLGSGKIDVKPLISASYPFDKSIEAFERAAQQNPSDVKVQITF; encoded by the coding sequence GTGAAAGCCGTCGTTCTCGAGGGCGTTGGCGAGATTCGTCTCCGCGACATCGAGCTTCCTGGGTCTCTTGAGCCTGCATCGGACGAGGTCCGGGTCGCCATCAAGGCGGTGGGCATCTGCGGCAGCGATGTTCACTATCTGAAGCACGGCCGTATCGGCGACTTCATCGTCAACGAGCCGATGGTGCTCGGTCATGAAGCCTCGGGCGTCGTGACGGCGGTTGGCGCCAAGGTCTCCCACCTCAAGGTCGGCGACCGCGTCTGCATGGAGCCCGGCATTCCCGACTTCGGCTCGCGCCAGACGCTGGAAGGCCATTACAACCTCGATCCGGCCGTGCGCTTCTGGGCGACGCCGCCGATCCACGGCTGCCTGACGCCGGAAGTGGTTCATCCGGCGGCGCTGACCTACAAGCTGCCCGACAACGTGTCGTTCGCCGAGGGCGCCATGGTCGAGCCGCTGGCGATCGGCGTCTACGCCGCCGCCAAGGGCGCCATCCGTCCCGGCGACATCGCCGTGGTGGCCGGTGCCGGTACCATCGGCATGATGGTGGCCTTCGCCGCGCTCGCTTCGGGCTGCTCGGAAGTGATCGTCAGCGACGTCGCCAAGGCCAAGCTCGACATCATCGCCAAGGTGCCCGGCGTCATCGCCGTCGACCTGACGCGCGAAAAGCTTGCCGACGTGGTCGCCCGGCGGACGGCCGGCAAGGGCGCCGACCTGTTCTTCGAGGCGAGCGGCGCTCCCAAGGCCTTCGACGACATGCTGGACGTGGTGACGCAGGGTGGCCGGGTGGTTCTGGTCGGCATGCCGCAGGATCGTGTTCCGCTCGACGTGGTGGCGCTTGAGGTCAAGGAAATCAGCCTGACCGGCATCTTCCGCTACGCCAACGTCTGGGACCGCACGCTGGCGCTGCTTGGTTCGGGCAAGATCGACGTCAAGCCGCTGATCTCGGCGAGCTATCCGTTCGACAAGTCGATCGAGGCCTTCGAACGGGCTGCCCAGCAGAACCCGTCGGACGTCAAGGTCCAGATCACGTTCTGA
- the glgX gene encoding glycogen debranching protein GlgX, with protein sequence MRKVMPGSAFPLGVTVDDKGANFALFSDNASGVTLCLFDRFGITETERIDLRECTNGVWHCYLPGVGRGQVYGWRVHGPWAPEAGYRFNPNKLLLDPYARQLVGDIRWNDTLYGYQIGAGDDADLLMDERDSAAYMPKARVIAGTPMATTQHPRVSWAKTVIYEGHARGLTMLHPLVPKTIRGTFTALGQPEFVDYLVGLGITSLELLPIHAFLQDRHLVDNGLSNYWGYNTLGFFAPEQRYLGDNGLESIGEAVDLLHQAGIEIILDVVYNHTCEGNHLGPMLSFKGIDNASYYRLLPDNGRYYDNLTGCGNALNTDHPRVLQMVLDSLRMWASVYGIDGFRFDLATTLGRRPSGFDPGHAFFNAILQDPLLGGLKLIAEPWDIGPGGYQLGSFPPGFSEWNGDYRDKVRGFWSGEEGLLPSFATRVAASQDIFAEGRRRPWSSVNFITAHDGFTLHDLVTYNHKHNEANGEDNRDGHDDNKSWNCGAEGETDDEAINALRRRQKRNLLATLFLSQGVPMVLAGDECSNTQGGNNNAYCQDNEIGWVNWSNDDPELPKFVARLADLRRNHSALSRPEFLTGARNEMGQPDVVWFNNHGERMTEEDWENPHSKCLTLRLAPVLESEAPLLIMLNASHVAVSFKIPTGQPGDWGVILATDTELEDVRLGSETTFTMPARTLVLAEWREQSQAESVPDAASPTDGPDA encoded by the coding sequence ATGCGTAAAGTGATGCCTGGTTCGGCTTTTCCCTTGGGCGTGACGGTCGATGACAAAGGTGCCAACTTCGCTCTGTTCTCCGACAACGCAAGCGGCGTCACGCTTTGCCTGTTCGATCGCTTCGGCATCACCGAAACCGAGCGCATCGACCTGCGCGAGTGCACCAATGGCGTCTGGCACTGTTACTTGCCCGGCGTTGGTCGCGGACAAGTCTACGGCTGGCGCGTCCATGGGCCGTGGGCGCCCGAAGCCGGGTACCGCTTCAACCCCAACAAGCTGCTGCTCGACCCCTACGCCCGCCAACTCGTCGGCGACATTCGCTGGAACGACACTCTCTACGGCTATCAGATCGGCGCTGGTGACGATGCCGACCTGCTGATGGACGAGCGCGACAGTGCCGCCTACATGCCGAAGGCACGCGTGATCGCGGGCACACCGATGGCCACCACCCAGCATCCCCGCGTATCCTGGGCGAAGACGGTCATCTACGAAGGCCACGCGCGCGGTCTCACCATGCTTCATCCGTTGGTGCCGAAGACCATCCGCGGAACGTTCACCGCACTGGGCCAGCCGGAGTTCGTCGATTACCTCGTCGGCCTCGGCATCACCTCGCTGGAACTGCTGCCGATCCACGCCTTCCTGCAGGACCGGCACCTCGTCGACAACGGGCTCTCCAACTACTGGGGCTACAATACCCTTGGCTTTTTCGCCCCCGAACAGCGCTACCTCGGCGACAACGGTCTGGAGTCCATAGGAGAGGCCGTCGACCTGCTGCATCAGGCCGGCATCGAGATCATCCTCGACGTCGTCTACAACCACACCTGCGAGGGCAACCACCTGGGACCGATGCTGTCCTTCAAGGGGATCGACAACGCGTCCTATTACCGCCTCCTGCCAGACAACGGACGCTACTACGACAACCTCACCGGCTGCGGAAACGCGCTCAACACCGATCATCCGCGCGTGTTGCAGATGGTGCTCGACAGCCTGCGCATGTGGGCGTCGGTCTATGGCATCGACGGCTTCCGCTTCGATCTCGCCACGACGCTCGGCCGGCGCCCTAGCGGCTTCGACCCCGGTCACGCCTTTTTCAATGCCATTCTCCAGGACCCGCTGCTGGGTGGGCTGAAACTGATCGCCGAACCCTGGGACATCGGACCGGGCGGCTATCAGCTCGGGTCATTTCCGCCGGGCTTTTCCGAATGGAATGGCGACTACCGCGACAAGGTGCGCGGCTTCTGGAGCGGCGAAGAGGGGCTGCTGCCGAGCTTTGCCACCCGAGTGGCGGCCTCGCAGGACATTTTCGCCGAAGGACGACGCCGCCCATGGTCGAGCGTCAACTTCATCACGGCGCATGACGGCTTCACCCTGCATGATCTCGTCACCTACAACCACAAGCACAACGAGGCCAACGGAGAGGATAACCGGGACGGCCACGACGACAACAAGAGCTGGAACTGCGGCGCCGAGGGCGAGACCGATGACGAGGCGATCAACGCCCTGCGCCGCCGGCAGAAACGCAACCTGCTCGCCACTCTGTTCCTCAGCCAGGGCGTCCCGATGGTGCTCGCCGGCGACGAGTGCTCCAACACGCAGGGTGGAAACAACAACGCCTACTGCCAGGACAATGAAATCGGCTGGGTCAACTGGTCGAACGACGATCCGGAACTGCCGAAGTTCGTGGCGCGGCTCGCCGATCTTCGCAGGAACCACTCCGCCCTGTCGCGGCCGGAGTTTCTGACCGGTGCCCGCAACGAGATGGGACAGCCCGACGTCGTCTGGTTCAACAACCACGGCGAACGGATGACCGAGGAGGATTGGGAAAATCCGCATTCCAAATGCCTGACGCTGCGCCTTGCCCCGGTCCTGGAGAGCGAAGCCCCCCTGCTGATCATGCTGAATGCCTCGCACGTCGCGGTCAGCTTCAAGATTCCTACGGGGCAGCCGGGAGATTGGGGCGTGATCCTTGCCACGGACACCGAACTCGAGGATGTTCGGCTCGGCAGTGAGACCACCTTCACCATGCCGGCACGCACCCTCGTGCTGGCGGAATGGCGGGAACAAAGTCAGGCCGAGTCCGTTCCTGATGCCGCTTCCCCAACAGACGGGCCGGATGCCTGA
- the treZ gene encoding malto-oligosyltrehalose trehalohydrolase yields the protein MQLRTIRREQEMKFGTQMTPDGVRFRLWAPLVPSVELEVDGWSLPMQQDVRGWYEVEVPGVNHGSRYMFCLPDGKKVPDPASRYQPEDVDGPSEVIDPLAFEWTDLGWRGRPWEECVFYEVHIGTFTPEGTFRAAADKLEELVELGITALQIMPLADFAGRWNWGYDGVYMFAPDASYGRPEDLKALINRAHELGMMVMLDVVYNHFGPKGNYIPLYAPILNDKETPWGPGLNIDGENATVVRDLVLANARFWINEYRFDGLRFDALHAIEDSGPKHLIQDLAEQTRAASDGRHIHLIAENSHNQASWLRRRDDGTPWLYTAQWNDDLHHSLHALMTGEGQAYYQPYAERIDLVARAFAEGFAWQGEYLARENRVHGEPSAFLPPTAFVSFIQNHDHTGNRPAGERISHLVPREAARMLAALYLLSPQIPMLFMGEEWGATTPFCFFSDIKELGNAIRRSRAEELKDFPLAATHRHIDPMSESAFLGCKLDWSERTSPEAAEMLTLYKDLLQARATALTPRLVGIEGNSGSAEILGQRAFQVRWKLADGAHLNLAANLGATPQTGEWRDIVPLWCEGTFSEDALGPYTVLYWLT from the coding sequence TTGCAGCTTCGCACCATTCGCCGCGAACAGGAAATGAAGTTCGGCACCCAGATGACGCCGGACGGCGTTCGATTTCGTCTATGGGCACCGCTCGTTCCGTCGGTCGAGCTGGAAGTCGACGGCTGGTCGCTGCCGATGCAGCAGGATGTGCGCGGATGGTACGAAGTGGAAGTACCCGGCGTGAACCACGGCAGCCGATACATGTTCTGCCTGCCGGACGGCAAGAAGGTGCCGGACCCCGCCTCCCGATATCAGCCGGAGGACGTCGACGGTCCGAGCGAGGTCATTGACCCGCTGGCGTTCGAATGGACCGACCTCGGATGGCGCGGCCGCCCCTGGGAGGAGTGCGTCTTCTATGAAGTGCATATTGGCACGTTCACGCCGGAAGGCACCTTCCGGGCAGCGGCGGACAAGCTTGAGGAGCTCGTAGAGCTCGGTATCACCGCCTTGCAGATCATGCCGCTCGCCGATTTCGCGGGGCGCTGGAACTGGGGATACGACGGCGTCTACATGTTTGCCCCCGACGCGTCCTACGGCCGCCCGGAAGACCTAAAAGCCCTGATCAATCGCGCCCATGAGCTCGGCATGATGGTCATGCTGGACGTCGTCTACAATCACTTCGGGCCGAAGGGGAACTACATCCCGCTCTACGCGCCCATCCTCAACGACAAGGAAACGCCGTGGGGACCGGGGCTCAACATCGATGGCGAAAACGCCACTGTGGTGAGGGACCTCGTTCTCGCCAACGCCAGATTCTGGATCAACGAGTATCGCTTCGACGGCCTGCGCTTCGATGCGCTGCATGCCATCGAAGACAGCGGCCCCAAACACCTGATCCAGGACCTGGCCGAACAGACCCGCGCGGCAAGCGACGGCCGCCACATCCATCTCATCGCCGAGAACTCCCACAACCAGGCGAGCTGGCTACGGCGCCGCGACGACGGAACGCCGTGGCTCTATACGGCGCAGTGGAACGACGACCTGCACCACTCGCTACATGCATTGATGACCGGGGAAGGCCAAGCCTACTACCAGCCCTATGCCGAGCGCATCGACCTCGTGGCAAGGGCGTTTGCCGAGGGCTTCGCGTGGCAGGGCGAGTATCTGGCGCGAGAAAACCGGGTCCACGGCGAGCCGAGCGCATTTCTGCCGCCGACGGCGTTCGTATCTTTCATCCAGAACCACGACCATACCGGCAACCGGCCGGCGGGCGAGCGCATCAGCCATCTGGTGCCGCGCGAGGCGGCCCGGATGCTGGCAGCGCTTTATCTGCTGTCGCCGCAGATCCCCATGCTGTTCATGGGGGAGGAATGGGGTGCCACGACACCCTTCTGTTTCTTCTCCGATATCAAGGAACTGGGCAATGCCATCCGCAGAAGCCGAGCGGAGGAGCTCAAGGACTTTCCCTTGGCCGCGACACACAGGCATATCGACCCGATGAGCGAGAGCGCGTTTCTCGGATGCAAGCTCGATTGGAGCGAGCGGACATCGCCGGAGGCCGCCGAGATGCTCACGCTCTACAAGGACCTGCTCCAGGCGAGGGCAACGGCCCTCACGCCTCGCCTCGTCGGGATCGAAGGCAACAGCGGCTCGGCGGAGATATTGGGGCAGCGAGCGTTTCAGGTTCGCTGGAAGCTTGCCGACGGCGCCCACCTCAACCTTGCCGCCAATCTCGGCGCGACGCCGCAGACAGGCGAATGGCGGGACATCGTTCCCCTATGGTGCGAAGGCACGTTCTCGGAGGATGCTCTCGGCCCTTACACGGTTCTATATTGGCTGACGTGA
- a CDS encoding general stress protein — translation MPNRQSNTGDTSRRGFASMDEDKQREIAAQGGRESGGNFKNDPERASEAGRKGGQESGGNFKNDPGRAAEAGRKGGQESGGNFKNDPERAAEAGRKGGQH, via the coding sequence ATGCCTAATCGACAGAGCAACACTGGCGACACCTCCCGTCGTGGATTTGCATCGATGGACGAAGACAAGCAGCGGGAGATCGCCGCTCAGGGTGGGCGCGAGTCCGGCGGAAACTTCAAGAACGATCCGGAACGCGCCTCCGAAGCCGGCCGCAAGGGCGGTCAGGAATCCGGCGGCAACTTCAAGAACGACCCCGGGCGCGCGGCTGAAGCCGGTCGCAAGGGCGGTCAGGAGTCCGGTGGCAACTTCAAGAACGACCCCGAGCGTGCGGCCGAAGCCGGTCGCAAGGGCGGTCAGCACTAA
- a CDS encoding DUF72 domain-containing protein, producing the protein MFSKDGTIRIGISGWTYSPWRGRFYPKGLRQSRELAYAASRFSALEINGTFYGLQKPRVFDRWASETPDNFIFAVKGPRFITHVKRLKDVEAPLANFFASGPLRLGSKLGPILWQLPPSFALDIERMRAFLTLLPRDTDAAADLALRHDDHIRNSDETRPVMQAIRYALEIRHDSFRNPAFIELLREQDVALVCADTVEWPRLMDVTSDFVYCRLHGSRDLYRSGYDAAERRRWARRVAAWARGEAMDDGEFAGNVKAPDRPREVFLFFDNTDGLRAPDDALAMMEELGVEWRPADDRLLI; encoded by the coding sequence ATGTTTTCCAAGGACGGCACCATTCGCATCGGCATATCCGGATGGACCTATTCGCCCTGGCGCGGTCGCTTCTATCCGAAAGGGCTGCGGCAAAGCCGAGAACTCGCCTATGCCGCGTCCCGCTTCTCGGCGCTGGAAATCAACGGGACATTCTATGGTTTGCAGAAGCCGCGCGTTTTCGACCGATGGGCATCGGAAACGCCGGACAACTTCATCTTTGCCGTCAAGGGACCGCGCTTCATAACTCACGTGAAGCGCTTGAAGGACGTCGAGGCGCCGCTCGCCAACTTCTTTGCGTCGGGGCCGTTGCGGCTCGGTTCGAAGCTTGGTCCCATACTCTGGCAGCTTCCGCCAAGCTTTGCCTTGGACATCGAGCGGATGCGTGCCTTTCTGACCCTGTTGCCCAGAGATACCGACGCCGCTGCCGACTTGGCCCTTCGCCATGACGATCACATACGCAATTCGGACGAAACGCGGCCAGTCATGCAAGCCATCCGGTACGCGTTGGAGATACGGCACGACAGCTTTCGCAATCCGGCTTTCATCGAACTCCTGCGCGAGCAGGACGTCGCCTTGGTGTGCGCCGATACTGTCGAATGGCCCCGCCTGATGGATGTGACCTCCGACTTCGTCTACTGCCGGCTGCACGGATCGCGCGACCTATACCGGTCCGGATATGACGCCGCCGAGCGCCGACGTTGGGCTCGCCGCGTTGCCGCCTGGGCCAGGGGCGAGGCGATGGACGACGGCGAGTTCGCAGGGAATGTCAAAGCACCGGACAGGCCGCGCGAGGTCTTCCTGTTCTTCGACAACACCGATGGGCTGCGCGCTCCCGACGATGCTCTCGCGATGATGGAAGAACTCGGCGTCGAGTGGCGGCCTGCCGATGATCGCCTGTTGATCTGA
- a CDS encoding TolC family protein codes for MFLPAFPRTIGAWLAVPIAGLLAFGAQAAEPKSELADLLATARRMNPDVAAATLDADAARERIGYAGAWDDPKIKIELTSPRDDLGSLAQETYQIRQMLPLWGQTALKREIADWEARKATASARDVETQVAYRVKVAYAEYHSAHLALDETRKLVATFDRLSDIARARYAENAASLADVTGAQSEAGSLRADVARLAAEKETAAARLNRLLGRGADAPLAARPSPRAIPPLKTIRAADLVARANAGSPQARMGLADVEAAKSEQRLAERNFLPGVELGLGAMRQNDRFDSVEVMVEFSVPLQWDAKRAEQREAAAKAAAARVRLDALRLDNDADIHSAISELGALGTRRKTIAGTTLPQARIALSSSTKAYALGKADFPTVLAAEQALRRALVDNIEATFKEQLALAEIERIVGEDF; via the coding sequence ATGTTTTTACCTGCTTTTCCCCGAACCATCGGGGCTTGGCTCGCCGTACCGATTGCGGGCCTTCTCGCCTTCGGCGCGCAGGCCGCCGAACCGAAATCCGAACTTGCCGATCTCCTGGCAACCGCCCGCAGGATGAATCCGGATGTCGCCGCTGCGACCCTTGATGCCGACGCGGCGCGAGAGCGCATCGGCTACGCCGGTGCCTGGGATGACCCCAAGATCAAGATCGAGCTGACAAGCCCACGCGACGATCTCGGCTCCCTTGCTCAGGAGACCTATCAGATCCGCCAGATGCTGCCCCTCTGGGGCCAGACGGCATTGAAGCGCGAGATCGCCGACTGGGAGGCGCGCAAGGCGACGGCTTCGGCGAGGGATGTCGAGACGCAGGTCGCCTATCGCGTGAAGGTCGCCTATGCCGAATATCATTCGGCGCATCTGGCACTCGATGAGACACGCAAGCTCGTCGCCACTTTCGATCGCCTGTCCGACATTGCCCGCGCCCGCTACGCCGAGAATGCGGCTTCGCTCGCCGATGTCACCGGCGCCCAAAGCGAGGCCGGGTCCCTTCGCGCCGATGTCGCTCGCCTCGCCGCAGAGAAGGAGACCGCCGCCGCCCGCCTCAACCGCCTGTTGGGGCGTGGCGCCGACGCGCCGCTCGCCGCTCGCCCATCGCCCCGCGCCATTCCTCCGCTGAAGACTATTCGGGCCGCGGATCTGGTCGCCCGGGCAAATGCCGGCTCGCCCCAGGCTCGCATGGGACTTGCCGACGTCGAGGCCGCCAAAAGCGAACAGCGTCTTGCCGAACGGAACTTCCTGCCCGGTGTCGAGCTCGGCCTTGGCGCCATGCGTCAGAACGACCGGTTCGACAGCGTCGAGGTAATGGTCGAGTTCTCCGTCCCTCTGCAATGGGACGCCAAGCGTGCCGAGCAACGAGAAGCAGCGGCCAAGGCAGCGGCCGCGCGCGTCAGGCTCGACGCCCTGCGGCTCGACAACGATGCCGATATCCACTCGGCCATTTCAGAGCTCGGCGCGCTCGGTACCCGACGGAAGACCATTGCCGGCACCACGTTGCCGCAGGCCCGCATCGCCCTCAGTTCCTCGACCAAGGCCTATGCGCTCGGCAAAGCCGACTTTCCGACCGTTCTTGCCGCCGAACAGGCACTGCGCCGAGCGCTCGTCGACAACATCGAAGCCACCTTCAAGGAACAGCTCGCGCTCGCCGAGATCGAACGCATCGTCGGGGAGGATTTCTGA